ATTGAGATTATCGCTACCGATATTCAACTCTTATCTGAAGAAGTGATAAAGAAAGGTAGAGTTGTTGATATTGAAGAGACAACGAATACTATTTTTTCTGTTCTTAAAAACCTTCAGGCAAAGATAGGAGAAAATATTGACTGGGTTACTATAAGTATAGGAGGAGGACATCTTAAAGGTGAAAACCACAGAAGAAGTATCCCTATTGAACCATCAGGAAGAGAAATAAGCGATAATGATATTCAAATATTACGAAGAGAACTGAATAGTACCATCTTTGCAGAAAGAGGTTCCGGCAAAAAAATACTTTATACTGTGCCGAGAGAATACAGGGTAGATAATCTGAACATAACAAAAAAAGAACCAGTAGGAATGCACGGTAATGTACTTGAAATGTCTGTTCACAGTATAACGGTAGATGCCAATCCACTTCAGGACATTAAAAACTGTATAAAAAACGCAGGTGCGCAGGTTGATACAATTTATCCACATTCATGGGCAGCCGCAGAGGCAGTACTTACAGAAGAAGAGAAAAAAACAGGATGCTTGCTTATAGATATAGGGAAAGGGACAACAGATATATGTTTTTTCATAGATGGCACGATTGCAGTCACTGAATCAATAAAAATTGGGGATGGACTTATAGATAGTGACCTTTCACGACTTTTACATACCTCTTTAACCTATGCAGAAGAACTTAAAAAAAATTATGGATATGCATATCCTTTATTAAAAGAAGATAATAATAGTGTATTTTCACAAACAGTAGAAATTATAAGCACATCTGGTAAACTATCAAAAGATGTAACTGTGGGGCAGATATCAAACATCACATATGACAGATTAAATGAACTATTTTCTAATTATATAAAACCTATTATTATGCATACAGGGGAAGCAAGTATTATAGGGTCAAACATAGTCATTACAGGTGGTGGTGCTAAAATTAAGGATATAACAGTGCTATCAGAAAAGGTATTTGGACTACCATCAAGAATAGGAAAACCCAAAAATCTTCCAGGGCTTGAAATAACCTATCATCAGCCAGAATTCAGTGTAGGGATAGGACTTGTTATGTTAGCATCACAGCAGGCAAGAAAACATAAAGTTAAGGACCCTTTACAGAAAGTAAAAGAGTTTCTCGGGAAAATTTTTTAGAAAA
The window above is part of the bacterium genome. Proteins encoded here:
- the ftsA gene encoding cell division protein FtsA; its protein translation is MNENIITVLDIGTSKIFGLSALIKNTGIEIIATDIQLLSEEVIKKGRVVDIEETTNTIFSVLKNLQAKIGENIDWVTISIGGGHLKGENHRRSIPIEPSGREISDNDIQILRRELNSTIFAERGSGKKILYTVPREYRVDNLNITKKEPVGMHGNVLEMSVHSITVDANPLQDIKNCIKNAGAQVDTIYPHSWAAAEAVLTEEEKKTGCLLIDIGKGTTDICFFIDGTIAVTESIKIGDGLIDSDLSRLLHTSLTYAEELKKNYGYAYPLLKEDNNSVFSQTVEIISTSGKLSKDVTVGQISNITYDRLNELFSNYIKPIIMHTGEASIIGSNIVITGGGAKIKDITVLSEKVFGLPSRIGKPKNLPGLEITYHQPEFSVGIGLVMLASQQARKHKVKDPLQKVKEFLGKIF